In a single window of the Streptomyces sp. NBC_00094 genome:
- a CDS encoding ArsC/Spx/MgsR family protein — translation MEIWINPACSKCRSALTLLDAEGAEYTVRRYLEDVPTPDEIRQVLDRLGLEPWDITRTQEAVATELGVKEWPRDAAHRDRWIEALAGHPKLIQRPIITAEDGTAVVARSEEAVRDALSR, via the coding sequence ATGGAGATCTGGATCAATCCCGCCTGTTCCAAGTGCCGCAGCGCCCTCACCCTGCTCGACGCGGAGGGCGCCGAGTACACCGTGCGCCGCTACCTGGAGGACGTGCCCACACCCGACGAGATCCGGCAGGTCCTCGACCGGCTCGGACTCGAACCGTGGGACATCACGCGGACGCAGGAGGCGGTCGCCACGGAGCTCGGGGTGAAGGAGTGGCCCCGGGACGCGGCCCACCGCGACCGGTGGATCGAGGCGCTCGCCGGGCACCCCAAGCTGATCCAGCGGCCGATCATCACGGCGGAGGACGGCACGGCCGTCGTGGCCCGGTCGGAGGAGGCCGTGCGGGACGCCCTGTCCCGTTGA
- the lipB gene encoding lipoyl(octanoyl) transferase LipB: MSELRFVRLGFGADAVDYQAAWDKQREVHAARFADETADTCLLLEHPPVYTAGRRTAESERPLDGTPVVDVDRGGKITWHGPGQLVGYPIMKLPRPVDVVAHVRRLEDALIRTAAEFGVETSRVEGRSGVWVLGDPVEDRPSIGGLSLDFDPRLTDEEFDPRLNGPEYAPSNAGQRREDRKLAAIGIRVAKGVTMHGFALNVNPDNAWFDRIIPCGIRDAGVTSLANELGRDLTIEEVLPVVERHLREVLEQAELKPREVERPTEPAPV, translated from the coding sequence GTGAGTGAGCTGCGATTCGTCCGCCTTGGATTCGGCGCTGATGCCGTCGACTACCAGGCGGCCTGGGACAAGCAGCGCGAGGTGCACGCGGCCCGGTTCGCCGACGAGACCGCCGACACCTGCCTGCTCCTGGAGCATCCGCCGGTCTACACGGCCGGCCGGCGCACGGCGGAGAGCGAGCGCCCGCTCGACGGGACGCCCGTCGTGGACGTGGACCGCGGCGGCAAGATCACCTGGCACGGCCCCGGCCAGCTGGTGGGCTACCCGATCATGAAGCTGCCCCGCCCGGTGGACGTCGTCGCGCACGTCCGCCGCCTGGAGGACGCCCTGATCCGTACGGCCGCGGAGTTCGGCGTGGAGACGAGCCGGGTCGAGGGCCGCAGCGGTGTCTGGGTCCTCGGGGACCCGGTGGAGGACCGGCCGTCGATCGGCGGGCTCTCCCTCGACTTCGACCCCCGGCTGACCGACGAGGAGTTCGACCCGCGGCTGAACGGCCCGGAGTACGCCCCGTCCAACGCCGGCCAGCGCCGCGAGGACCGCAAGCTCGCCGCCATCGGCATCCGGGTCGCCAAGGGCGTCACCATGCACGGCTTCGCCCTCAACGTGAACCCCGACAACGCCTGGTTCGACCGCATCATCCCGTGCGGCATCCGCGACGCGGGCGTGACCTCGCTCGCCAACGAGCTGGGCCGGGACCTCACGATCGAGGAGGTGCTCCCGGTCGTGGAGCGCCACCTGCGGGAGGTCCTGGAGCAGGCGGAGCTCAAGCCGCGTGAGGTCGAGCGTCCGACGGAGCCCGCCCCCGTCTGA
- a CDS encoding regulator, which translates to MTERPPQRIPNRQLAALIAEAGFSNAGLARRVDQLGLEHGLDLRYDKTSVTRWLRGQQPRGTTPALIAEVFTRRLGRRLSAQDLGLDACAPVYAGLEFAATPEEAVDIVSGLWRKDSGSHAELRKIAFTPAGLVVPSRDWLIGRADDRVARGELAPGRPGGPGLRNTGAPTGDSRAPHEPRTPHDPRIPSDPGDPRVPPQGRFSVPRQRGTDRGPGQRVSSGDIAALRSVGELFRTLDHAYGGGHARQALVRYLEHETEPMLRGTYGESVGRRLFAAAADLTRLAGWTSYDIAAHGLAQRYFVQALRLAQAAGDRAYGSYVLLTMSCQAVYLGHGREAVQLARVAQQGVGPAAPPVVQAMLQAVEARGHAVLGEARACSASLVRAERALEAARPGDEVPYWARMFDEAQLADELGHCHRDLQQYRPAAQHAERALQLRAPGFARSRLFCRVVLATSRLALGELDQACALGAEAAQQASEMRSARAVEYVRDFERRLEPYRDAAAARTYRDRVAAIG; encoded by the coding sequence ATGACGGAACGACCACCGCAGCGCATCCCGAACCGCCAGCTCGCCGCGCTCATCGCCGAAGCCGGGTTCTCCAATGCGGGCCTCGCCAGACGGGTGGACCAGCTCGGTCTGGAGCACGGCCTCGACCTGCGGTACGACAAGACCTCCGTGACCCGCTGGCTCCGCGGCCAGCAGCCGCGCGGCACCACCCCCGCCCTCATCGCGGAGGTCTTCACCCGGCGCCTCGGCCGCCGCCTCTCCGCGCAGGACCTCGGTCTCGACGCCTGCGCGCCGGTCTACGCGGGCCTGGAGTTCGCGGCGACCCCCGAGGAGGCCGTCGACATCGTCAGCGGCCTGTGGCGCAAGGACTCCGGCAGCCACGCCGAGCTCCGCAAGATCGCCTTCACCCCGGCGGGGCTCGTCGTCCCCAGCCGCGACTGGCTCATCGGCCGCGCCGACGACCGGGTGGCGCGCGGCGAGCTAGCCCCCGGCCGGCCCGGCGGCCCCGGCCTCCGGAACACCGGCGCGCCCACCGGAGACTCCCGTGCCCCGCACGAACCCCGTACCCCGCACGACCCGCGCATCCCGAGCGACCCGGGCGACCCGCGCGTCCCGCCCCAGGGCCGCTTCTCCGTGCCCCGGCAGCGCGGTACGGACCGGGGGCCCGGCCAGCGGGTCTCCAGTGGCGACATCGCCGCCCTCCGCTCGGTCGGCGAGCTCTTCCGCACCCTCGACCACGCCTACGGCGGTGGTCACGCCCGCCAGGCGCTCGTCCGCTACCTGGAGCACGAGACCGAGCCGATGCTGCGCGGCACCTACGGCGAGTCCGTCGGCCGCCGCCTCTTCGCCGCGGCCGCCGACCTCACCCGGCTCGCCGGCTGGACCTCGTACGACATCGCCGCCCACGGCCTCGCCCAGCGCTACTTCGTCCAGGCGCTGCGCCTCGCGCAGGCGGCCGGGGACCGGGCCTACGGCTCGTACGTGCTCCTCACCATGAGCTGCCAGGCCGTCTACCTCGGCCACGGGCGGGAGGCCGTACAGCTCGCCCGGGTCGCCCAGCAGGGCGTCGGGCCCGCGGCGCCGCCCGTCGTCCAGGCGATGCTCCAGGCCGTCGAGGCCCGCGGGCACGCGGTCCTCGGCGAGGCGCGCGCGTGCAGCGCCTCCCTGGTCCGGGCCGAGCGGGCCCTGGAAGCCGCCCGGCCCGGCGACGAGGTGCCGTACTGGGCCCGGATGTTCGACGAGGCCCAGCTCGCCGACGAGCTCGGGCACTGCCACCGCGACCTCCAGCAGTACCGGCCCGCGGCCCAGCATGCCGAGCGCGCCCTCCAGCTGCGCGCCCCCGGCTTCGCGCGCAGCCGGCTCTTCTGCCGGGTCGTCCTCGCCACCTCCCGCCTCGCCCTCGGCGAGCTCGACCAGGCCTGCGCGCTGGGCGCCGAGGCCGCCCAGCAGGCCTCCGAGATGCGCTCGGCGCGGGCCGTGGAGTACGTACGCGACTTCGAGCGCCGCCTGGAGCCGTACCGCGACGCGGCGGCCGCCCGCACCTACCGCGACCGCGTCGCCGCCATCGGCTGA
- a CDS encoding PLP-dependent aminotransferase family protein, with protein MSGTTGGGPDGLGVDLHLELGAGGSRRALLIGALREAVRGGRLAPGTRLPPYRSLAADLGIARNTVADAYAELVAEGWLTSRQGSGTRVAEQVSAPAPGPVRPAAPPPLPYDLVQGKPDPGAFPRAAWLAAARRALTAAPHEAFGTGDPRGRIELRRALAAYLARVRGVRTTPDRIVVCSGTAHALRLLARVTRGTPPPPWAVEAYGLPFHRGLFGEAGVGTVPVTVDGDGARIAEIPPEAGAVLLTPAHQFPTGGPLHPERRAGVLEWARRTGGLVVEDDYDGEFRYDRRPVGAVQGLDPERTVFLGSLSKSLSPALRIGWMCLPTTLVDGVVAAKGVREPYASATEQLTFADFLDSGAYDRHVRRMRQRHRVRRDRLVSVLAERVPGVRVTGLAAGLHAVVELPPGTERSAVTAAARHGVAVEGLSDYRHPEARGPALPDGLVVGYATPPERLYGAALDALCDALCDTLGPTVLGAPAGPSS; from the coding sequence GTGAGCGGGACGACGGGTGGAGGGCCCGACGGGCTCGGGGTCGATCTGCATCTGGAGCTCGGTGCGGGCGGCAGCCGGCGGGCCCTGCTCATCGGGGCCCTGCGCGAGGCCGTACGCGGTGGGCGACTGGCGCCCGGGACGCGACTGCCGCCCTACCGGTCGCTCGCCGCCGACCTCGGGATCGCCCGGAACACCGTCGCCGACGCCTACGCAGAGCTGGTCGCCGAGGGCTGGCTGACCTCCCGCCAGGGCTCCGGGACCCGGGTGGCCGAGCAGGTCTCCGCCCCCGCCCCGGGGCCGGTGCGACCCGCCGCGCCGCCACCGCTCCCGTACGACCTCGTCCAGGGCAAGCCCGACCCCGGCGCCTTCCCGCGCGCGGCCTGGCTGGCGGCGGCCCGGCGGGCGCTGACGGCCGCGCCGCACGAGGCCTTCGGGACCGGGGACCCGCGCGGCCGGATCGAACTGCGCCGGGCTCTCGCCGCGTACCTCGCCCGCGTCCGGGGCGTACGGACCACCCCGGACCGGATCGTGGTCTGCTCCGGCACCGCGCACGCCCTGCGGCTGCTCGCGCGCGTGACCCGGGGAACCCCGCCCCCGCCCTGGGCCGTCGAGGCGTACGGGCTCCCCTTCCACCGGGGGCTGTTCGGCGAGGCGGGCGTCGGCACGGTGCCGGTCACCGTCGACGGGGACGGGGCGCGGATCGCGGAGATCCCCCCGGAGGCGGGCGCCGTCCTGCTCACCCCCGCCCATCAGTTCCCCACCGGCGGACCGCTGCACCCCGAGCGCCGGGCCGGCGTCCTGGAGTGGGCCCGCCGGACCGGCGGGCTGGTCGTGGAGGACGACTACGACGGGGAGTTCCGCTACGACCGGCGCCCCGTGGGGGCCGTCCAGGGCCTCGACCCCGAGCGGACGGTCTTCCTCGGCTCCCTCAGCAAGAGCCTCTCCCCCGCGCTGCGGATCGGCTGGATGTGCCTGCCGACGACGCTCGTCGACGGGGTCGTCGCGGCGAAGGGCGTGCGCGAACCGTACGCCTCGGCGACGGAGCAGCTCACGTTCGCGGACTTCCTCGACTCCGGCGCCTACGACCGGCACGTCCGGCGGATGCGGCAGCGCCACCGCGTGCGGCGCGACCGACTGGTGTCGGTGCTCGCGGAGCGGGTTCCGGGGGTACGGGTGACGGGGCTCGCCGCCGGGCTGCACGCCGTCGTGGAACTGCCCCCGGGCACCGAACGGTCCGCCGTCACCGCCGCGGCCCGGCACGGGGTCGCCGTGGAGGGCCTGTCGGACTACCGGCACCCGGAGGCACGGGGCCCCGCCCTCCCCGACGGCCTCGTCGTCGGCTACGCCACGCCACCGGAACGGCTGTACGGAGCGGCCCTGGACGCCCTGTGCGACGCCCTGTGCGACACCTTGGGGCCGACGGTGCTCGGCGCGCCGGCAGGGCCTTCGTCCTGA
- the lipA gene encoding lipoyl synthase, translated as MSAVAPDGRKMLRLEVRNAQTPIERKPEWIKTRAKMGPEYTKMQSLVKSEGLHTVCQEAGCPNIFECWEDREATFLIGGDQCTRRCDFCQIDTGKPEALDRDEPRRVGESVVTMDLNYATITGVARDDLEDGGAWLYAETVRQIHQQTAERAEGRTKVELLAPDFNAVPELLAEVFASRPEVFAHNVETVPRIFKRIRPGFRYERSLDVITQARDYGLVTKSNLILGMGETREEVSEALRQLHDAGCELITITQYLRPSVRHHPVERWVKPQEFVELKEEADEIGFSGVMSGPLVRSSYRAGRLFQQAIEKRGAVDNATQAV; from the coding sequence GTGTCCGCAGTCGCACCCGACGGACGCAAGATGCTGCGCCTGGAGGTCCGGAACGCCCAGACCCCCATCGAGCGCAAGCCCGAGTGGATCAAGACCCGCGCGAAAATGGGTCCCGAGTACACGAAGATGCAGAGCCTCGTGAAGAGCGAGGGTCTGCACACGGTCTGCCAGGAGGCGGGCTGTCCCAACATCTTCGAGTGCTGGGAGGACCGCGAGGCGACCTTCCTCATCGGCGGCGACCAGTGCACCCGGCGCTGCGACTTCTGCCAGATCGACACGGGCAAGCCCGAGGCGCTGGACCGTGACGAGCCGCGCCGCGTGGGCGAGTCGGTCGTCACGATGGACCTGAACTACGCCACCATCACGGGCGTCGCGCGCGACGACCTGGAGGACGGCGGTGCCTGGCTGTACGCGGAGACCGTGCGCCAGATCCACCAGCAGACGGCGGAGCGCGCCGAGGGCCGTACGAAGGTCGAGCTGCTCGCCCCCGACTTCAACGCGGTGCCGGAGCTCCTGGCGGAGGTCTTCGCCTCCCGCCCCGAGGTCTTCGCGCACAACGTGGAGACCGTGCCGCGGATCTTCAAGCGGATCCGTCCGGGCTTCCGTTACGAGCGCTCGCTCGACGTCATCACGCAGGCGCGGGACTACGGTCTGGTCACGAAGTCCAACCTGATCCTCGGCATGGGCGAGACCCGCGAAGAGGTCAGCGAGGCACTGCGGCAGCTGCACGACGCGGGCTGCGAGCTCATCACGATCACGCAGTACCTGCGCCCCTCCGTCCGGCACCACCCCGTCGAGCGCTGGGTGAAGCCGCAGGAGTTCGTGGAGCTGAAGGAGGAGGCCGACGAGATCGGCTTCTCCGGTGTGATGTCGGGCCCGCTGGTCCGTTCCTCGTACCGCGCGGGCCGTCTGTTCCAGCAGGCGATCGAGAAGCGCGGCGCGGTGGACAACGCCACTCAGGCCGTGTGA
- a CDS encoding NAD(P)/FAD-dependent oxidoreductase, whose protein sequence is MLSSSSTAQRTDVVETVDVVIVGAGIAGLAAAHRLTGAGLSVAVLEAEPRVGGRMATDSVDGFLLDRVGPLLTLSPEELRATPGLGGLVLRPFGPGVLVHSDGRHARWGAPHPRRTAGAHRGTGHRSVGGAFSVARALASAPRRPAASLDQARLGASLVRLAATPSQRLLSRPERTAREALAARLPARTVQGVLRPLLAALLADPDLGTSSRRADLALHAFARGRLAVPEGGSSALPERLAAALPPGTVRTGVRVTEASVSRVTTAEHGVFGCRSVLLATGARTAAELLPGLRTPGFHAVTVLHHTAPVAPTSDPSLLLESDPGGPVAHTAVMSAVDPSRAPAGRTLITSTVLGAPPDDTERRVRKHLATLYGTSTDEWELLALHHTPEAVPAMPPPHDARRPVRLLAGLYVCGDHRDTGTPHGALVSGARAARALLGDLGVRLPEAEAPESEEAA, encoded by the coding sequence ATGCTCAGCAGCTCAAGTACCGCACAGCGAACGGACGTCGTGGAGACCGTCGACGTCGTCATCGTGGGGGCCGGGATCGCGGGGCTCGCCGCCGCCCACCGGCTGACCGGGGCCGGGCTCTCCGTCGCCGTCCTGGAGGCGGAGCCGCGGGTCGGCGGCCGGATGGCCACCGATTCCGTCGACGGCTTCCTGCTCGACCGGGTGGGCCCCCTGCTCACCCTGTCGCCCGAGGAGCTGCGGGCCACCCCCGGGCTCGGTGGCCTCGTCCTGCGCCCCTTCGGGCCCGGGGTTCTCGTGCACAGCGACGGACGGCACGCGCGGTGGGGCGCCCCGCACCCGCGCCGGACGGCCGGCGCGCACCGGGGCACCGGCCACCGGAGCGTGGGGGGAGCGTTCAGCGTGGCACGCGCCCTCGCGAGCGCCCCCCGGCGCCCGGCCGCCTCGCTCGACCAGGCACGGCTCGGCGCCTCCCTGGTCCGGCTCGCGGCGACCCCGTCCCAGCGGCTGCTCTCCCGCCCGGAGCGGACCGCGCGCGAGGCCCTGGCCGCGCGGCTGCCCGCCCGGACCGTCCAGGGCGTCCTGCGGCCGCTGCTCGCGGCGCTCCTCGCCGACCCGGACCTCGGCACGTCGAGCCGCCGGGCGGATCTGGCGCTGCACGCCTTCGCCCGGGGCCGGCTCGCCGTGCCGGAGGGCGGTTCGTCGGCGCTCCCGGAGCGGCTCGCCGCCGCGCTGCCGCCGGGGACGGTCCGTACCGGCGTACGGGTCACGGAGGCGTCCGTCTCCCGGGTGACGACCGCCGAGCACGGGGTGTTCGGCTGCCGCTCGGTGCTGCTCGCGACGGGGGCGCGGACGGCGGCCGAGCTGCTGCCCGGTCTGCGGACGCCCGGCTTCCACGCGGTGACGGTCCTCCACCACACGGCGCCGGTGGCGCCCACGAGCGACCCGTCGCTGCTCCTGGAGTCCGACCCGGGCGGGCCGGTCGCCCACACGGCCGTGATGAGCGCGGTCGACCCGAGCCGCGCCCCGGCCGGCCGGACCCTGATCACCTCGACGGTGCTCGGGGCGCCGCCGGACGACACGGAGCGCCGGGTCCGCAAGCACCTCGCCACGCTGTACGGGACGTCGACCGACGAGTGGGAACTGCTGGCCCTGCACCACACCCCGGAGGCCGTACCGGCGATGCCGCCGCCGCACGACGCCCGCCGCCCGGTCCGGCTGCTCGCGGGCCTGTACGTCTGCGGCGACCACCGGGACACGGGCACCCCGCACGGCGCCCTCGTCTCGGGGGCCCGCGCGGCCCGCGCCCTCCTCGGCGACCTCGGCGTCCGGCTCCCCGAGGCGGAGGCGCCGGAGTCGGAGGAGGCCGCCTGA
- a CDS encoding Gfo/Idh/MocA family protein encodes MAKQLGAKPRIGLLGTGPWAARTHAPALAGHPGVEFSGVWGRRPEAAAGLADASGTRAYEDVDALFAASDAVAFALPPDVQAPLAVRAAEAGCHVLLDKPVATTVAAAREVAAAVETAGVASVVFCTLRFAEPTARWTEEQAAAGGWFLGEAHWLGSLYGPGSASPYADSPWRREKGGLWDVGPHVLSVFLPVLGDVTAITAARGPEDTHHLVLRHTSGASSTATLTLGAPPEAAEAALTLYGTRGRAGMPRWEGALEAFGAAVDALLAAARTGEPHPCDARFGLRLTEILTEAERLAADA; translated from the coding sequence ATGGCGAAGCAGCTGGGCGCGAAGCCCCGTATCGGACTCCTCGGCACCGGCCCCTGGGCCGCCCGTACGCACGCGCCCGCGCTCGCCGGGCATCCGGGCGTCGAGTTCAGCGGGGTGTGGGGCAGACGCCCGGAGGCGGCGGCCGGGCTCGCCGACGCGTCAGGGACGCGCGCGTACGAGGACGTGGACGCCCTCTTCGCGGCGAGCGACGCCGTCGCGTTCGCGCTCCCGCCGGACGTCCAGGCCCCGCTCGCGGTGCGGGCGGCGGAGGCCGGCTGTCACGTCCTGCTCGACAAGCCGGTCGCCACGACGGTCGCCGCGGCCCGCGAGGTGGCCGCGGCGGTCGAGACGGCCGGGGTCGCCTCGGTGGTGTTCTGCACCCTGCGGTTCGCGGAGCCGACGGCCCGCTGGACCGAGGAGCAGGCGGCGGCGGGCGGCTGGTTCCTGGGCGAGGCGCACTGGCTCGGCTCGCTGTACGGACCGGGCTCCGCCTCCCCGTACGCGGACTCCCCGTGGCGGCGGGAGAAGGGCGGGCTGTGGGACGTCGGCCCGCACGTCCTCTCCGTCTTCCTGCCGGTCCTGGGCGACGTCACGGCGATCACGGCCGCGCGCGGCCCGGAGGACACCCACCACCTGGTCCTGCGCCACACCTCGGGCGCGAGCAGCACGGCCACCCTGACCCTCGGCGCCCCACCGGAGGCGGCGGAGGCGGCGCTCACGCTGTACGGCACCCGGGGGCGCGCCGGAATGCCCCGCTGGGAGGGGGCTCTGGAAGCCTTCGGCGCGGCCGTCGACGCCCTGCTCGCGGCCGCCCGCACGGGCGAGCCGCACCCGTGCGACGCCCGCTTCGGCCTCCGCCTGACCGAGATCCTGACGGAGGCGGAGCGGCTCGCCGCCGACGCCTGA
- a CDS encoding RDD family protein: MDNRQALGSWLSGPRAAAEQAGVDFGYRGRQLGLPEEGPGSIARPGRRLGALAVDWALCLLIAYGLITDGYNQATGNWALVILLVLSVLTVGTVGSTPGKRLFGLRVVSARGGRLGFPRVVIRSVLVCLAIPALIWDRDGRGLHDRLSGAVQVRI; encoded by the coding sequence GTGGACAACAGGCAAGCACTCGGATCGTGGCTCTCCGGCCCCCGTGCCGCGGCGGAGCAAGCAGGCGTGGACTTCGGTTACCGGGGTCGGCAGCTGGGACTGCCCGAGGAGGGACCCGGTTCGATCGCCCGCCCCGGGCGCCGTCTCGGCGCCCTCGCCGTCGACTGGGCGCTCTGCCTCCTGATCGCATACGGCCTGATCACCGACGGCTACAACCAGGCCACCGGCAACTGGGCCCTCGTCATCCTGCTCGTCCTGAGCGTCCTGACGGTCGGCACCGTCGGCTCGACGCCGGGCAAGCGCCTCTTCGGCCTGCGGGTCGTCTCCGCACGGGGCGGCCGGCTCGGCTTCCCGCGCGTGGTGATCCGCTCCGTACTCGTCTGCCTGGCCATCCCGGCCCTCATCTGGGACCGTGACGGCCGCGGCCTCCACGACCGCCTCTCAGGCGCCGTCCAGGTCCGTATCTGA
- a CDS encoding DUF4191 domain-containing protein yields the protein MARKANTGSADAANQGRLKQIALTYKMTRKADPKVGLIVAGVGIGVLGVLLAIGFLIGHPVYLGILGFVLALLAAAIVFGRRAERAAFGQMEGQPGAAAAVLQNVGRGWTTTPAVAMNRSQDVVHRAVGRAGIVLVAEGNPNRVKTLLAAEKKRMNRVVVDVPVHDVIVGDGEGLVPLKKLRTTMLKMPRVLTGPQVTAANDRLRAMGDLMSNMPLPKGPMPKGMRMPRGGKMR from the coding sequence ATGGCGAGGAAGGCAAACACTGGCAGCGCTGACGCTGCGAACCAGGGGCGACTCAAGCAGATCGCCCTCACGTACAAGATGACCCGAAAGGCGGACCCGAAGGTCGGTCTGATCGTCGCGGGCGTGGGCATCGGCGTACTCGGTGTCCTCCTCGCGATCGGCTTCCTCATCGGGCATCCGGTCTATCTGGGCATCCTGGGCTTCGTCCTGGCGCTCCTGGCGGCGGCCATCGTGTTCGGGCGGCGCGCCGAGCGCGCGGCCTTCGGGCAGATGGAGGGTCAGCCCGGCGCGGCGGCGGCGGTGCTGCAGAACGTCGGACGCGGTTGGACGACGACCCCCGCGGTCGCGATGAACCGCAGCCAGGACGTCGTGCACCGCGCGGTCGGGCGGGCCGGCATCGTGCTCGTGGCGGAGGGCAACCCGAACCGGGTGAAGACTCTGCTCGCGGCCGAGAAGAAGCGGATGAACCGCGTCGTGGTGGACGTGCCGGTGCACGACGTCATCGTCGGCGACGGCGAGGGCCTGGTGCCGCTCAAGAAGCTCCGTACGACCATGCTCAAGATGCCCCGGGTCCTCACCGGCCCGCAGGTCACCGCGGCCAACGACCGGCTGCGGGCGATGGGCGACCTCATGAGCAACATGCCGCTGCCGAAGGGTCCGATGCCGAAGGGCATGCGGATGCCGCGCGGCGGAAAGATGCGCTGA
- the glnA gene encoding type I glutamate--ammonia ligase, whose protein sequence is MSEKHGFQNADEVNKFIKDNDVKMVDVRFCDLPGVMQHFTIPATAFDPSEELAFDGSSIRGFQAIHESDMALRADLSTARVDPFRRDKTLNINFFIHDPITGEQYSRDPRNIAKKAEAYLASTGIADTAYFGPEAEFYVFDSVRFETSANQGFYHIDSEAGAWNTGAEENNRGYKVRYKGGYFPAPPVDHFADLRSEISLELENVGLQVERQHHEVGTAGQAEINYKFNTLLAAADDLMLFKYIVKNVAWRNGKTATFMPKPIFGDNGSGMHVHQSLWANGDPLFYDETGYAGLSDTARYYIGGILKHAPSLLAFTNPTVNSYHRLVPGFEAPVNMVYSQRNRSAAMRIPITGSNPKAKRVEFRAPDPSSNPYLAFSALLLAGLDGVKNKIEPAEPIDKDLYELAPEEHANVQQVPTNLEAVLHALEDDNEYLQAGGVFTSDLIETWIDYKRTHEIAPIQLRPHPHEFELYFDL, encoded by the coding sequence ATGTCCGAGAAGCACGGGTTCCAGAACGCCGACGAGGTCAACAAGTTCATCAAGGACAACGACGTCAAGATGGTCGACGTCCGGTTCTGCGACCTTCCGGGCGTGATGCAGCACTTCACGATCCCGGCGACGGCCTTCGACCCGTCCGAGGAGCTCGCCTTCGACGGCTCCTCGATCCGCGGCTTCCAGGCCATCCACGAGTCCGACATGGCGCTCCGCGCCGACCTGTCGACGGCCCGCGTGGACCCCTTCCGCCGCGACAAGACGCTCAACATCAACTTCTTCATCCACGACCCGATCACGGGCGAGCAGTACAGCCGTGACCCGCGCAACATCGCGAAGAAGGCCGAGGCGTACCTCGCCTCCACCGGCATCGCCGACACCGCCTACTTCGGCCCCGAGGCGGAGTTCTACGTCTTCGACTCGGTGCGCTTCGAGACCTCGGCGAACCAGGGCTTCTACCACATCGACTCCGAGGCCGGCGCCTGGAACACCGGTGCGGAGGAGAACAACCGCGGCTACAAGGTCCGCTACAAGGGCGGCTACTTCCCGGCCCCGCCGGTCGACCACTTCGCCGACCTGCGCTCCGAGATCTCCCTGGAGCTGGAGAACGTCGGCCTCCAGGTCGAGCGCCAGCACCACGAGGTCGGCACCGCCGGCCAGGCCGAGATCAACTACAAGTTCAACACGCTGCTCGCCGCGGCCGACGACCTGATGCTCTTCAAGTACATCGTGAAGAACGTCGCCTGGCGCAACGGCAAGACCGCGACCTTCATGCCGAAGCCGATCTTCGGCGACAACGGCTCGGGCATGCACGTCCACCAGTCGCTGTGGGCGAACGGCGACCCGCTGTTCTACGACGAGACGGGCTACGCGGGCCTCTCGGACACCGCCCGCTACTACATCGGCGGCATCCTCAAGCACGCCCCGTCGCTGCTCGCCTTCACCAACCCGACGGTGAACTCGTACCACCGCCTGGTCCCGGGCTTCGAGGCCCCGGTCAACATGGTGTACTCGCAGCGCAACCGCTCCGCCGCCATGCGCATCCCGATCACGGGCTCGAACCCGAAGGCCAAGCGCGTCGAGTTCCGCGCGCCGGACCCGTCCTCGAACCCGTACCTCGCCTTCTCGGCGCTGCTCCTCGCGGGCCTCGACGGCGTGAAGAACAAGATCGAGCCGGCGGAGCCGATCGACAAGGACCTGTACGAGCTGGCTCCCGAGGAGCACGCGAACGTCCAGCAGGTCCCGACCAACCTGGAGGCCGTCCTCCACGCCCTCGAGGACGACAACGAGTACCTGCAGGCCGGTGGCGTCTTCACGTCCGACCTGATCGAGACGTGGATCGACTACAAGCGCACCCACGAGATCGCCCCGATCCAGCTGCGCCCGCACCCGCACGAGTTCGAGCTCTACTTCGACCTCTAA